TTTGTCGGAGTGTGGCGTAGCAAAATGGATGGGTTTCACTGCGAAGGAAACTGGCCTCGTTGTGAGTAGAATTGCGCGAATCCCAATGTTTTAGATACATCTACTACTAGCGACTGGCACAATGCACGTTGCGAGTATTGTGTATTTtatatagagtaggtctcttgtgagacaggctcacgaatttttatttgtgagacgggtcaatcctactgatattcacaataaaaagtaatactcttagcataaaaagtaatattttttcatggatgatccaaataagagatccgtctcacaaaatacgacccgtgagatcgtgtcaaacaagtttttgctttttatATATTGCACAATGTATTTCTAAAGttttaattatgatatttataaaatatattataatataaaaaaaagttaaatttaagaacaaagtaataaacattatatataaatgtatgagaagtaaaatttatttttgtacaaCTTGTGGTGGGATGGGGTgggaaattttttgttttaggTTTAATTGGTCACAAAAGATTCTTACGTATTAATAACAATAATGCATACACGTTGTGTgtttaatataattcataaatatttgcATATTTGTTTGTAAGGTTCACGATATTGTTACGATCAATTCATGGGACTTGGTCGGAAGGCATTCTTTGTCTCAAGTGTTAGCTCGGATAGTTGTCGTTTCTGGTGTTTTAGTCACCTTTCAATGACTCCCTTAATTATGTGCGAGGAATTGCAAAATTGAGTAATAAGAAGAGGGCTACTCCCCGAAAATTCCTAAAGATGGGATTCCATGTGGAAAAGGGCACAGAGAAGACGATTCACCAAACAATTACTTTGAATGTGGATTGTGCAAACCATTCAACCTCCTTATTGTTCATTCACATGAATAATAAGATTATACACTCAATTTTGTACTTAACATGTTAAATTGAAATACAGTCATTTAATGAACCACTAGTAATAAATAACTATGTCATGAATATTGTACTTTACTTTGTGTTTAGAGCAATTAAAAGGAAATGACAACATCGACATTCACCACCGACAATGTCCAGCTGTCTCTTCTGCgctaaatttttgaaagatCTGATTTGATGTCCAAAACATCCATCTACATACCACCAAGTGCAACATATTTTCTTTCATAAATCATcctaaaaattaaaaactttgaACATTTAGATTTATATCTTTAAACTCAATGCATTCCCAATTCGTTACAAAAGATCGGTTAGCCATATATACACCTTATAAAACATAACAAgcataaattgaaatttttgaagagaTTGGGAAAAAAACATTATTGTATACGATTATAGTCTAAATATAAGTTGATTACATGACTTTATTCACTCATCTTTCTTTGTAACAAATGACTCAAAATTAATGAGTAAAAATGAAAAATCGAAAGAAACTACACTAGCTTCAATTTGTTTATTACGAAAAGAATTTTAAGAACATTATgtgaaaataaagaaaaagacaaCCTCCAAGTTCTCGTGAAATCCATGCACAATATTTGGAGAACCTTGAAAATCCCATCAAGCTCTGAGAGGTGGAACTTCTTGCACATTACTATTTTCACATACTAAGCTGTGAAAAAGGTGGCTAATCTTGCACATGGTGATTAAATGATTCAAGGGAGCATAAATGTGCCTTAATTATGGAAATTTTGAAGAAATGAAGGACTATGTGCGCAGTCCAATTGTATTATTTACTTCACAAAAACTcatttgagacggtctcacatatctattttttttaattagacGAATATTCTATTTGGATCAATCATGAAAAAGTACTTCTTCATCACCAATTTGACATATACAACCCACAAAAGACCTAATCTACTTCATCATCATCGATTTGACATATAACCCATAAATTCCAATGCATATAAACATGAGATtcgaaaatattcatttcaaataatttacatATTCATcagaagaaaatattatttcaaaattctaaTTAGTGATTTGAAAAATCATTTCTGGTGACTGATTCTTCTTGCATTATAACTTGATTCAAGATCTCCACCACTTGGCTCATCGCCGGACGATCTTTTGGGTTCTTGTTGAGACAGCTATCAGCCAATTTTGCAATGGTTCTAGCCGAATTATGGGAATGCTGATTTTGCAGTCGTTGATCAATTATCATGCCAAACCTTTTGGTCTGGGGAGGAAACTGTCTCACCCATTCAATAAGTTTTTGCTCTGCCAGTGGAAGGTTTATTTCCAATGTCCGCCTTCCTGTGATCATCTCATAAGCCACGACTCCGAAGCTCCATACATCACTCTTGCTCGTCAGACGCCCCGTTTCTACATATTCTGGGGCCGCATACCCGCGCGTCCCAATTGGCGCTGTGGACACGTGAGACCGGTCCCCTGTGGGGCCTTCTCTTGCGAGACCAAAGTCTGAAAGCTTGGCATTGAATTCCTTGTCCAACAGGACGTTTGAGGACTTGAAGTCCCTGTATATCACCTACATTACAGAGCACAACTATCATAAAAACAAATTTGGGACCGACAACAAACAATGCAATGAGTAAAAGGGTGATCAAAGTCAGATATATTGTGGTGATGGACTGGGGCATATCAAGAAAGTCCGTCGAAGGGGTAGCGAGTGAGTGCTGGGGTCGAATGATGTTTATCTGATTTTACAGTGAACCATAGGATTAATATGCATTACAAACCGATCCTGGTTTTAATATTATGTACCAAATAGCGCTTCAAAATGCGTATACATTTCTTAATTGCGCAGGGGCGACAACCCCCGCTCACGCATGCTCGGCCTGCCCGGATGAGTGAGTACCTGTACTTGCAAACCTTCGTGCAGATAAGCCATTCCTCGAGCTGCCCCGAGAATAATGCGTAGTCTAGTAATCCAGGGTATTGCGGGCATTGCCTTGTTGAAAAGATGATCCTCCAAGCTTTTATTAGGCATATACTCGTAAACTAATAATCGCTGGATTCCTCTTTCTCCATCCGAGGAACAGTACCCGAAAAGCTTTACCAGATTAGGGTGATCTAGAACTCCAAGGAATTGGATCTCCGCAATCCACTGCTTGTGGCCCTGCCAACCTTGTGGATCGAGTTTCTTGATGGCAACAATAGTAGTGGGTTCTTCCCCACCATTTTGCGGCTTAATCACACCTTTATACACAGTCCCAAAGCCACCCTCCCCGATCCTGCGcaatttgttgaaattttggGTTGCTTCCTTCAGTTCAGGGACAGAAAATACCCTTAAATCTGCGATGCTCCGATTCGATGGCGCAGACGCAGTGGATTTTCTCAACTTCGAGGCCGATTTCCGAGTTCCACCATTggtattttctttgaagaataTGCAGAAACACTTCATTTTTCAAGTAAGAAAACACGTGGAAAGGAGAAAAAAGCCAGATGGGTTGTCAGAAATTGGCAGCTAGGAGACCAAATAAACTCGAACCCAAACCAAAAAATGGAGCTTATGGTAATGGGAAAACTCACAGGAGATTAAAATAGCGGTGATTAAAGTCTCGCCTTTGACTGATTTGGAAGGCATGGAACTACTATCCTAATTAGTGTGAATCAAAGAAAAAACCCAGATTAATTCGTCGATGAATTGTTTCGAGATAACGAAGATCACAGTAGCAATAGTGATGACTGGCAGTGGGAAAAGAATGAATAAAGCGTGCAACACAACCAATTATCTTCTGCGCGGGCTGCGTGTGAATAGGAATTCATGAACAAGAAGCCGACGCTTGATAAATCTAAATCCTTTACATTTATTAATGACGATGCTCATTGCTTTTATATTATTATGGAACTAAAATATATATGCATAGTTTAGCAGTTTggagggtttttttttaaaataatataattcgaAAAATTATTTAGTAAAATATTGCAAACTTGAAAGAGTTGTAAAAGTAGCGCAATCCAGGAAACTTGATCCAggattcaaaattaaaaaaaaaatcatggatACCGGCCTGTCACGGATTCTGAATCCGTGGCAGTGTATTACAGATTCTTAAGAATATGTGACTTTCTTCCAACTTATAAATTGCTTCGAGTCTCAATATGAATTCGGAAGTCTGGAGTATAGCGTCCGAGTCTCACTCTGAATTCAAGAGTATAGCGTTATGAATGTTATCGTTGATAATGTTATTCAAAAATTTCTTAaggtgtaatttttttattttgttgataatattataattatatattaagagATACTATTATTACGTGTaatgtatctttatttttctttctatattgaaaatattttgttttgtgtaATATTTCtgatagagtaggtctcttgtgagacggtctcacgaatatttatctgtgagacggatcaaccatactgatattcacaataaaaagtaatactcttagcataaaaagtaatatttttcatggatgactcaaataagagatatgtctcacaaaatacaacatgCGAGATCGTcacatacaagtttttgtcattctGATAATGTTTATCATATATTTCAGATATTAACATCGTTCGTTGATTTTATTACAAATTCCGTACAACCATATTTGAAAaggtaatttaaataatttgttatattttaattgtattatttatattgtattaatataattataattttattcacTTGCATTATACGAATAAGtataattttgttaaatattatatttttaatattaatcacgttataaaaataataatacgaATACTAATAAGaaagtaataataaatataaattgatgatatttgaaaatatttttcaaggttagtattttaaatataattatattatttaaatatgagaaTGAATTAATATAAGTGTACTTAATACTAATGGAAttataaagtatttttttatatttgttaaaaaaatttacaagtgTTTTAATATGAAATGATGTATAGTTACGTTATAACTTCGGTCACGttaatataatctataatattgtaattatgtttatgttaatGCAAAGTAATATaagaattaataattttaattaacatatttatatccaatgatatattttgaaataacttaattaaaactttaatttaattgattaaattaaattttaaggtCAAATTTTATCCTGTGATTATGTagaaaactattttaaaaaaatataactttatattgtaaattagaattttttgtctgtttattatgttttgttttgtttaaaaatttattgatatttttaattgttaatattattaatataaaaaattaatatctctaaaaattataattacacaagttcaaaatcttaattttttaatataagtcataacatatttttattattataaatacaaACATcggttttattaaatatatttggtaattaaattgatttgacaatatatattttaataataataataataataatttttaaagtgattattgaaatttaatccaatataaaatatatattttaatatatgtgtaataaactcataattaaatttttttatgattgtatacattataTCTTAGTTTTCGCTCCAAACATGGATACTGTGAGGGCTTTACTATACGTAGGTGGCTATGTCATTATTGAAGATGGAATGGTTAGATATAGTATGCCCGCGACTCGGCTCATTAAAATCCTACGGTCTATTACATTTTCTCAACTGGTGATCGCATGCTGGAGATCGACACATCAAAATTCTGCATCAAATTGTCAACGAAATATTATTATAGCTCGTTGTCTCGTTACATTGAAGAGTATGTCTATATCACAGATGATGATAGTCTACAATTTATGTTTGATTTGCCCACACTGGATTGCATGTATTTGTATGTTGATTCATCGCGAGTGTTGCATGTCTATATATGCTGCAACATTCATTATTGTCATTTGATTGAACAATTTCTTTTATACCCTTGTGCAAAGCTGGATTCCACTTAGATAATCTTGTATTGTTCTGCAACCTGATCGGCTCCTAACCGATGCTCAGAACTGGTCAGCTGAGTTGGTCTTGAGCTGGTctgatgaaatcagttggctcgtcagctgaactgatttcactgattcagttgaactgatcagctgggctcttcatcagttgaactattcatcagctgaccgggcttctgaaggtcttctgctgaaccacctatcagttgaactggtattGGTATTTCAGTTGGACTagttcagtttgggcaatcagttggcactttcagtttgcgtctcgataacttcagttttggctcggtagctttctgcgcacttagtTAAATTTGTTAGAGACAAAAAAACAacttttgttaacatcaaaatcaagattgcgaacatgaaatgtttcaaCATTCTGCCCTTATCGCGTTAATTTATGGAAATTATCGAAGTTAGTAGCAGGTGGCAGGATACCCTGACGCATTCCAAATTGTCGAAGACATCGCTCTGGTCTATGCATCTCAACTATATGAAAATTGATCAATGCACATGCCGACCGACATAGATGGATTTTATTTCCATCAAGAATTCTAGCAACCTTAGGGGGCTCCATATCATAAACGGGTCATAGAAACTGtagcaaataaaataaaaaacaaataaaaaaaggaTTATCAAGTTGATAATATAACATTcagattaaattttaaaagcattcaaaaatttaaagaacTAAATTATTTATCTACATGTCATTCCACCATCCTGTCAAGCATATCTCTCATGATACAGACCGAATGATGGGCCGTGTGTGTCCAAGAGAATCCACGTCTCCACCTGCAATTTAAAAAAGTACACAATATAGTCATTAAAAGtacataacaaaataatattacaAGTTAATTACTTCTGGTTAGTATTGTGCGCTGTTTGGTGGGAATGGTAGACCCTGAAGCATATCTCCATTCTGCTCTGCCGACATAGATACTTGTTGCGCTTTATCAGGGCAGAGAAGAGCAAATCTAGACCATACCCAAATCTACAATAACATACAACAAAAATTGTCACATCATAAGAAAAATTAagcataataaatataattaccaTATAAGTGTAAAAATACCTGCAGTATCTGAACAAGCCCACACAAATCGACCTTTAAACCCATTGATGTGTCGCACAATTCTCTGTAAAGATATGCCAACACAGTAGAACCCCAGCTAAACGTATTCACCATTTCTATGTCCTCAAAAAATTGCAAATACATAAGTTTCACGGCAGCATCTTCCGAGTCTGGAAACATACAACCACAATTGATTATTAATGCCACACAACGTGAATATTGTGTCACTTCCTCTTCAGTATTGTGATcattatcatattatttaggCAATGGTCTCGCAAAGCAGTCAGATAAAGGTGTGAACCTTTAATTTGAGAAGATGTAGGTGTAAAACCCAACAAAGTTGCGCAACGCTGTTGTAACGTATGTTTGTCGTACGCGATATCTACACCAGTGATGGGCATGCCATCAATATTCAACCCCCAAATAAGGACAACATCCTGTAATTGTCTCGCCAACTGTAAGGTGAAATGTGCGTGTCTCGCGTCGTCATCTCTCAACAATGGCTGTAAGCAAgtgattatataatttttaataggaCCACACTAAATGACACCTTATAAACCCGTGCGTGCTAGACATAGATGAACACGGAGGTGAATCCCAGCATTATGCAATCTCCAAAAACATTTGTCAGCCATGCGTGGAGAAATGAGTGCATCTATGTTTTCAGCATTGATATTATTTGAAATGTGTCTACCCTGCAAATATAACACATTATCCGTATTTTCAAccatcttgcaaacaaaaaatcaagatataacaaatattattttttttatcaacaaaatgtaaatacatattttatattaaacaaaattattttgtttctcgGTTGTAAATAATAAACgtagatgatgatgatgaattgGTAAATGTGATAAAgatgattaatttatttaaaaaataattattaatttatagtaCGTAAATaagctaattaatttaaatgattaaGTTGTCTTTACTAAAGAATATCAGTACATGGTATTTCTGTAGTGAGATaatattatatgataataatattattcgacgaataataaataaatataaaaaacatttagttttgttattattattacattaaataaatattaataatattaattgtttcaataataaaattcaGTCAATCAacaaacaataataaatattatgaacaaaaataataatattactttttaagatGCTCTcgtatgaaataaaataataaatgataaaatcaaCGAACAATATTATTATTNATAATAAAATTCAGTCAATCAAATTTAATTCAGtcaatcaaatttttaaaaatttatattagatAATTTCACAATACAACCTTctgtaattaaaatatgtatCTATTCAATTTGtaggatttatttaaatatccaaaatatataaattctttttttttaaaaaaaaaagacttcctcaaaaaataagaaaactatgatatattaaaaaatataagaattagtcatttcaacaaaaatatat
This genomic window from Primulina huaijiensis isolate GDHJ02 chromosome 7, ASM1229523v2, whole genome shotgun sequence contains:
- the LOC140980588 gene encoding probable serine/threonine-protein kinase PBL19 — protein: MKCFCIFFKENTNGGTRKSASKLRKSTASAPSNRSIADLRVFSVPELKEATQNFNKLRRIGEGGFGTVYKGVIKPQNGGEEPTTIVAIKKLDPQGWQGHKQWIAEIQFLGVLDHPNLVKLFGYCSSDGERGIQRLLVYEYMPNKSLEDHLFNKAMPAIPWITRLRIILGAARGMAYLHEGLQVQVIYRDFKSSNVLLDKEFNAKLSDFGLAREGPTGDRSHVSTAPIGTRGYAAPEYVETGRLTSKSDVWSFGVVAYEMITGRRTLEINLPLAEQKLIEWVRQFPPQTKRFGMIIDQRLQNQHSHNSARTIAKLADSCLNKNPKDRPAMSQVVEILNQVIMQEESVTRNDFSNH